Proteins encoded by one window of Burkholderia plantarii:
- the otsA gene encoding alpha,alpha-trehalose-phosphate synthase (UDP-forming): MSRLIIVSNRVAPISEGEPAAGGLAIGVYDALKETGGMWFGWSGEVVASGAPQISVEERGPVTFATIGLVRRDYDQYYRGFSNATLWPAFHYRTDLIQYDRHEFEGYGRVNVWLAQQLVPLLRDDDVIWVHDYHLIPFAQALRAAGVKNRIGFFLHIPFPAAQVLVNVPPHRALVEAMCSYDLLGFQTEPDLRAFCDYVDAEAGGGLERGGEAGMRGSGPVTIRAFGRVLQAHAYPIGIYPDEIASLAQAGANGRAVRTLATSLHGRQLVMSVDRLDYSKGLVERFRAFEKLLEHEASYRNRVSFLQIAPSTRADLRAYQDIRLQLEGESGRINGRYAELDWAPILYIHRQYERPLLAALYRLGRVGFVTPLRDGMNLVAKEYVSAQDPEDPGVLVLSRFAGAARELTGALIVNPMDIDGMAEALAQALSMPVAERRARYADMIAQLRENNVSVWRDNFLRDLQRAG, from the coding sequence GCGTCTACGACGCGCTGAAGGAAACCGGCGGCATGTGGTTCGGCTGGAGCGGCGAGGTGGTCGCCTCGGGCGCGCCGCAGATCAGCGTGGAGGAGCGCGGCCCCGTCACGTTCGCCACCATCGGCCTCGTGCGCCGCGACTACGACCAGTACTACCGCGGCTTCTCGAACGCGACGCTGTGGCCGGCGTTCCACTACCGGACCGACCTGATCCAGTACGACCGCCACGAATTCGAGGGCTACGGCCGCGTCAACGTCTGGCTCGCGCAGCAACTGGTGCCGCTGCTGCGCGACGACGACGTGATCTGGGTCCACGACTATCACCTGATCCCGTTCGCGCAGGCGCTGCGCGCGGCCGGCGTGAAGAACCGGATCGGCTTCTTCCTGCATATCCCGTTTCCGGCCGCGCAGGTGCTCGTCAACGTGCCGCCGCACCGCGCGCTGGTCGAGGCGATGTGCTCGTATGACCTGCTCGGCTTTCAGACCGAGCCGGACCTGCGCGCGTTCTGCGACTACGTCGACGCCGAGGCGGGCGGCGGCCTCGAGCGCGGCGGCGAAGCCGGCATGCGCGGCAGCGGCCCGGTGACGATCCGCGCGTTCGGCCGCGTGCTGCAGGCGCATGCCTATCCGATCGGCATCTATCCCGACGAGATCGCCTCGCTCGCGCAGGCGGGCGCGAACGGCCGCGCGGTGCGCACGCTCGCCACCTCGCTGCACGGCCGCCAGCTCGTGATGAGCGTGGACCGGCTCGATTACTCGAAGGGCCTCGTCGAGCGCTTCCGCGCGTTCGAGAAGCTGCTCGAGCACGAAGCGTCGTACCGCAACCGCGTGTCGTTCCTGCAGATCGCGCCGTCCACGCGCGCGGACCTGCGCGCCTACCAGGACATCCGGCTGCAGCTCGAGGGCGAGTCGGGGCGCATCAACGGTCGTTACGCGGAGCTCGACTGGGCGCCGATCCTCTACATCCACCGGCAGTACGAGCGGCCGCTGCTGGCCGCGCTGTACCGGCTCGGCCGCGTCGGCTTCGTGACGCCGCTGCGCGACGGCATGAACCTGGTGGCGAAGGAATACGTGTCGGCGCAGGACCCCGAGGATCCGGGCGTGCTGGTGCTGTCGCGCTTCGCGGGCGCCGCGCGCGAATTGACGGGCGCGCTGATCGTCAATCCGATGGACATCGACGGGATGGCCGAGGCGCTCGCGCAGGCGCTGTCGATGCCGGTAGCCGAGCGCCGCGCGCGCTACGCGGACATGATCGCGCAGCTGCGCGAGAACAACGTCTCGGTCTGGCGCGACAACTTCCTGCGCGATCTGCAGCGGGCCGGCTGA